In a single window of the Terrirubrum flagellatum genome:
- a CDS encoding phosphoenolpyruvate--protein phosphotransferase produces MERRLSGLSASAGFAYGPAVAFRALAGLRREKGSADDERKALSHAVALALRDVSALAARLEGDAAEIVGFQVALLEDDALTEGAYAEIAQGVAAERAWTDTMDSEIAGYEASDDAYFRARSADLVDIRDRVLRRLFDLPEPTNAPPGAIIVAEDLPPSSFLGIDWSRGGGIALGGGSPTSHVAMLARGRGVPMVVGLGPQWQAITGAAVVDGVTGVVLAEPSAETIERVRLQRDELNRARDDAEARKREPAITRDGAPIAVMINVAGLADVRDFPVEACDGIGLTRTEFLAEEALRDEERQYQLYADLLRWAEGKPVTIRTLDAGGDKPIAGYTIDGESNPFLGLRGIRLSLRHKDVFRIQLRALARAASAGPLKIMLPMVTTPDELEQSRRLLNETLAELAEEGLPHATPQLGIMVEVPAAAMAIAAFDAAFFSIGSNDLTQYATAAARDASDVAAYADVLHPGVLAMIAHVAAHGVASGREVSLCGDAGGDPRAIEALLRAGVRCVSVSPGLLAMTKEAIRSVDLAASRAIP; encoded by the coding sequence ATGGAGCGCCGGCTTTCCGGGCTTTCGGCGTCGGCGGGCTTCGCCTACGGACCTGCGGTGGCGTTCCGCGCGCTTGCGGGCCTGCGCCGCGAAAAAGGCTCCGCTGACGACGAAAGAAAGGCGCTGTCCCACGCGGTCGCATTGGCGCTGCGCGATGTGAGCGCGCTCGCCGCGCGCCTCGAAGGCGACGCAGCCGAAATCGTCGGGTTTCAGGTCGCGCTGCTGGAGGACGACGCACTGACTGAAGGCGCCTATGCCGAAATCGCGCAGGGCGTCGCCGCGGAGCGCGCCTGGACCGACACCATGGACTCCGAGATCGCGGGATATGAAGCGTCCGACGACGCTTACTTTCGCGCGCGCTCCGCCGATCTCGTCGATATCCGCGATCGCGTGCTGCGCCGCCTGTTCGATCTGCCTGAACCAACAAACGCGCCTCCTGGCGCCATCATCGTCGCGGAGGACCTTCCGCCCTCCTCTTTCCTGGGCATCGACTGGTCGCGCGGCGGCGGCATTGCGCTCGGCGGCGGCAGCCCGACAAGCCATGTGGCGATGCTCGCGCGCGGACGCGGCGTGCCGATGGTGGTCGGGCTCGGCCCGCAATGGCAGGCGATCACCGGCGCCGCTGTTGTGGATGGCGTCACCGGGGTGGTGCTGGCGGAACCGTCCGCGGAGACGATCGAACGCGTGCGCCTTCAGCGCGACGAATTGAACCGCGCGCGCGATGACGCCGAGGCGCGCAAGCGCGAGCCCGCAATCACGCGCGATGGTGCGCCCATTGCTGTCATGATCAATGTCGCCGGCCTCGCCGATGTGCGCGATTTTCCGGTGGAGGCTTGTGATGGAATTGGGCTGACACGCACGGAGTTTCTCGCCGAGGAAGCGCTTCGCGATGAGGAGCGGCAATATCAGCTCTATGCCGATCTGCTTCGCTGGGCGGAGGGAAAACCCGTCACCATCCGCACGCTCGACGCCGGCGGCGACAAGCCGATCGCGGGCTACACCATCGATGGCGAGAGCAATCCCTTCCTCGGTTTGCGTGGGATCAGGCTTTCGCTGCGACACAAGGACGTCTTCAGGATTCAGCTTCGCGCGCTGGCGCGCGCCGCGAGCGCTGGCCCGCTCAAGATCATGCTGCCGATGGTGACGACGCCTGACGAACTCGAGCAATCGCGGCGGCTGCTGAATGAAACACTGGCCGAACTGGCGGAAGAAGGGTTGCCGCACGCGACTCCTCAGCTCGGCATCATGGTCGAGGTTCCCGCCGCGGCGATGGCGATCGCAGCGTTCGACGCCGCCTTCTTCTCCATCGGCTCAAACGATCTCACGCAATATGCGACGGCGGCCGCGCGCGACGCGTCTGACGTCGCAGCCTATGCCGACGTGCTTCATCCCGGCGTTCTCGCCATGATCGCGCATGTCGCCGCGCATGGCGTCGCAAGCGGTCGCGAAGTGAGCCTGTGCGGCGACGCCGGCGGCGATCCGCGCGCCATCGAAGCGCTGTTGCGCGCCGGCGTTCGTTGCGTATCGGTCTCGCCGGGGCTTCTCGCGATGACAAAGGAAGCGATCCGCAGCGTCGATCTCGCCGCGTCTCGGGCGATCCCATGA
- a CDS encoding FtsX-like permease family protein: protein MIFLRFIAADLRRLWLGSFVVVLLISGATGLGLSINLQERALRLGSARAAERFDLVVGAPGGDTQLVLSSVFLQPSPLTLLSGSIFEKLAADPRVAMAAPVGFGDSFDGMPIVGTTAELVTDGGKAALAEGRNIETIGEAVIGARVQLAMGATIKPMHGLAGEGGHTHAELSYKVVGRMAATNTPWDRAILVPIEAVWRLHHMEARPNYESGPLQPTANVRAALATAKDDDGDHDHDAPDHLGPPWRNAPGVPAIFVKAKTIADAYRLRQEYRTEATLAVFPGEVLARLFATLGDARAVLAAVATATQILVAAAIVLVCVMHLAQRRAQIGALRAFGASRLAVFSLVWIEMLVLLLLGVALGIVFGWGGAKLFTAWLARTSGVVAPVEFTGEDAAWIAILIAAGMVVAAAPAMLAYRGSPAAAMRR from the coding sequence ATGATTTTCCTGCGATTCATTGCGGCTGATCTCCGGCGGCTGTGGCTGGGGTCTTTCGTCGTGGTGCTGTTGATCTCAGGCGCGACGGGTCTCGGTCTCTCGATCAACCTTCAGGAGCGGGCGCTGCGTCTTGGCAGCGCGCGCGCTGCGGAGCGTTTCGACCTCGTCGTGGGCGCACCGGGCGGCGACACGCAACTCGTGCTGTCCTCAGTGTTCCTGCAACCTTCGCCGTTGACGCTATTGTCGGGCTCAATCTTTGAAAAGCTCGCCGCCGATCCGCGCGTGGCGATGGCGGCGCCCGTCGGCTTCGGCGATTCCTTCGACGGCATGCCGATCGTCGGAACTACTGCCGAGCTCGTGACCGATGGCGGCAAGGCCGCTCTCGCCGAAGGCCGCAACATCGAGACGATCGGCGAGGCCGTGATCGGCGCGCGCGTGCAACTCGCGATGGGCGCGACCATCAAGCCGATGCATGGGCTCGCAGGCGAGGGCGGCCACACGCATGCCGAGCTCTCCTACAAGGTGGTTGGCCGGATGGCGGCGACGAATACGCCGTGGGATCGCGCCATTCTTGTTCCGATCGAAGCCGTCTGGCGGCTCCATCACATGGAGGCGCGCCCGAACTACGAGTCCGGCCCGCTTCAGCCGACCGCCAATGTTCGCGCCGCGCTCGCGACCGCCAAAGACGATGACGGCGATCACGATCATGACGCGCCAGATCATCTCGGTCCGCCCTGGCGCAATGCGCCCGGTGTCCCCGCGATCTTCGTCAAGGCGAAGACAATCGCCGACGCCTATCGGCTGCGACAGGAATATCGCACCGAGGCGACGCTTGCGGTCTTTCCGGGCGAGGTGCTGGCGCGATTGTTCGCGACGCTTGGCGACGCGCGCGCTGTATTGGCCGCCGTCGCGACGGCGACGCAGATTCTGGTCGCCGCGGCGATCGTGCTTGTCTGCGTGATGCATCTTGCGCAACGACGCGCCCAGATCGGCGCGCTGCGCGCCTTCGGCGCCTCGCGGCTCGCCGTGTTCTCGCTCGTCTGGATCGAGATGCTTGTGCTTCTGCTGCTTGGCGTCGCGCTCGGAATCGTCTTCGGCTGGGGCGGCGCGAAGCTGTTCACGGCGTGGCTCGCGCGAACGAGCGGCGTCGTCGCGCCGGTGGAGTTCACAGGCGAAGACGCGGCATGGATCGCGATCCTCATCGCGGCCGGCATGGTCGTCGCCGCAGCGCCGGCGATGCTCGCTTATCGCGGCTCGCCGGCGGCGGCGATGCGGCGCTAG
- a CDS encoding ABC transporter substrate-binding protein, translating to MKKKLLLAALSATALMAAAPLSAKTLVYCSEGSPENFYPGVNTTGTSFDANTQIYDTVVQFERGGTKVQPALAEKWDISEDGTVYTFHLRKGVKWHDANKAFKPTRDFNADDFIFTLERMWKEANPFFKVTSSNHSYFEDMGMPKLLKSVEKVDDLTVKITLNRPEAPFLSDLAMQYASVQSKEYADAMLKAGTPEKIDQDPIGTGPFYLVQYQKDAIIRYKAFANYWAGKAKIDDLIFAITPDSSVRWAKLQKGECHIMPYPNPADLEAMKKDANVQILEQPGLNIGYLAYNTTKKPFDNVKVRHAVNMAINKKAIIDAVYLSSGVAAINPIPPSMWSYNDTIKDDPYDPEAAKKALADAGYPNGFEMDLWAMPVQRPYNPNAKRIAELMQADLAKVGVKAEIKSFEWGEYRKRMQNGEHQSGMLGWTGDNGDPDNFLHTLLGCDSAKTNGSNVAKFCYQPFEDLVLKAKSVSNQAERDKLYRDAQAIFKEQSPWFTIAHAVQLKPVRKEVKDFLLSPFGRHTFYGVDIN from the coding sequence ATGAAAAAGAAACTCTTGCTGGCCGCCCTGTCGGCGACGGCGCTGATGGCGGCCGCGCCCCTGTCGGCGAAGACGCTTGTCTATTGCTCAGAGGGGAGCCCCGAGAATTTCTACCCCGGCGTCAACACCACGGGCACATCGTTCGACGCCAACACCCAGATCTATGACACGGTCGTGCAGTTCGAGCGCGGCGGCACCAAGGTGCAGCCGGCGCTCGCGGAGAAGTGGGATATCTCCGAAGACGGCACCGTCTATACGTTCCACCTGCGCAAGGGTGTGAAGTGGCACGATGCCAACAAGGCGTTCAAGCCGACGCGCGATTTCAACGCCGACGACTTCATCTTCACCCTCGAGCGCATGTGGAAGGAAGCGAACCCCTTCTTCAAGGTGACGAGCTCGAACCATTCCTATTTCGAAGACATGGGAATGCCGAAGCTGCTGAAGTCGGTTGAGAAGGTCGACGATCTCACGGTCAAGATCACACTCAACCGTCCGGAAGCGCCATTCCTCTCCGACCTCGCGATGCAGTACGCCAGCGTGCAGTCGAAGGAATACGCCGACGCGATGCTGAAGGCGGGCACGCCTGAGAAGATCGACCAGGACCCGATCGGCACCGGCCCCTTCTATCTCGTGCAGTATCAGAAGGACGCGATCATCCGTTACAAGGCGTTCGCGAATTACTGGGCGGGCAAGGCCAAGATCGATGATCTCATCTTCGCGATTACGCCGGACTCTTCCGTGCGCTGGGCGAAGCTGCAGAAGGGCGAATGTCACATTATGCCCTATCCGAATCCGGCCGATCTCGAAGCGATGAAGAAGGACGCCAACGTCCAGATTCTCGAACAGCCCGGCCTCAACATCGGCTATCTCGCCTACAACACGACGAAGAAGCCCTTCGACAATGTGAAGGTGCGTCACGCCGTGAACATGGCGATCAACAAGAAGGCGATCATCGACGCGGTCTATCTCTCGAGCGGCGTCGCGGCGATCAATCCGATCCCGCCCTCGATGTGGTCGTACAACGACACTATCAAGGATGATCCCTACGATCCGGAAGCGGCCAAGAAAGCGCTGGCGGACGCAGGTTATCCCAACGGTTTCGAGATGGATCTCTGGGCGATGCCGGTGCAGCGTCCCTACAATCCGAACGCCAAGCGCATCGCAGAGCTGATGCAGGCGGACCTCGCCAAGGTCGGCGTCAAGGCTGAAATCAAGTCGTTCGAATGGGGCGAGTACCGCAAGCGCATGCAGAATGGCGAGCATCAGAGCGGCATGCTCGGCTGGACGGGCGACAATGGCGATCCGGACAACTTCCTGCACACGCTGCTGGGTTGCGATTCCGCCAAGACCAACGGCTCGAACGTCGCCAAGTTCTGCTATCAGCCCTTCGAGGATCTGGTGCTGAAGGCCAAGTCCGTGTCGAACCAGGCGGAGCGCGACAAGCTCTATCGTGACGCCCAGGCGATCTTCAAGGAGCAGTCGCCCTGGTTCACCATCGCGCATGCGGTGCAGTTGAAGCCGGTGCGCAAGGAAGTGAAGGACTTCCTGCTCTCGCCTTTCGGCCGTCACACCTTCTACGGCGTCGACATCAACTGA
- a CDS encoding HPr family phosphocarrier protein: MQTVKASALLTNKVGLHARPSVKLTQTAKRFSASIQVATSESGPWTDAKSPVKIMRVKAAQGETLHFQAMGEDAQAAVAALVDIVARKFDEE, encoded by the coding sequence ATGCAGACGGTGAAAGCAAGCGCGCTTCTCACCAACAAGGTCGGGCTTCATGCGCGCCCGTCCGTGAAGTTGACGCAGACGGCCAAGCGGTTTTCGGCGAGCATTCAGGTCGCGACCAGCGAGAGCGGCCCCTGGACCGACGCCAAGAGCCCGGTGAAGATCATGCGGGTGAAGGCGGCGCAGGGCGAAACGCTGCATTTCCAGGCCATGGGCGAGGACGCGCAGGCCGCCGTCGCCGCGCTGGTCGACATCGTCGCCCGGAAATTCGACGAGGAATGA
- the dhaK gene encoding dihydroxyacetone kinase subunit DhaK, whose translation MKKLINGVDTVLSESLHGLAAIHGDILTLGEDDKFVRRRTLKSGKVGLVSGGGSGHEPLHAGFVGVGMLDAACPGQVFTSPTPDQMLAASQAVDTGAGVLFIVKNYEGDVMNFEMAAEMAGGEVATVVTDDDVAVETSTYSTGRRGVAGTMIVEKIVGAAAEQGRDLRALRSLGEEVNKRTRSMGVALTSCTMPAAGKPTFSLGDDEMEMGVGIHGEPGRRRVKLGSADAIADEMMGAILGELAPKSGTPCLLLVNGFGGTPAMELYLMANSAKRIMDSRGLPIARGLVGSYVTSLEMAGCSLTVTTLDDALTALWDAPVHAAALRW comes from the coding sequence GTGAAGAAACTGATCAATGGAGTCGACACGGTCCTGTCGGAGAGCCTGCACGGCCTCGCCGCTATCCATGGCGACATCCTCACCCTCGGCGAGGATGACAAGTTCGTTCGTCGCAGGACGCTGAAATCCGGCAAGGTCGGGCTCGTGTCCGGCGGCGGCTCAGGTCATGAACCGCTGCATGCAGGTTTCGTCGGCGTCGGCATGCTCGACGCCGCCTGCCCCGGCCAGGTCTTCACGTCTCCGACGCCAGACCAGATGCTGGCGGCGTCGCAGGCGGTCGACACCGGCGCCGGCGTGCTCTTCATCGTGAAGAATTACGAAGGCGACGTGATGAATTTCGAGATGGCGGCGGAAATGGCCGGCGGCGAAGTTGCGACCGTCGTCACCGACGACGACGTCGCAGTCGAGACCTCGACCTATTCGACCGGCCGCCGCGGCGTCGCCGGCACCATGATCGTCGAGAAGATCGTCGGCGCAGCCGCCGAACAGGGACGCGATCTCAGGGCGCTCAGATCGCTGGGCGAGGAGGTCAACAAGCGCACGCGCTCCATGGGCGTCGCGCTGACCTCCTGCACCATGCCGGCCGCCGGCAAGCCGACCTTCTCGCTTGGCGATGATGAAATGGAGATGGGCGTCGGCATCCATGGCGAGCCTGGGCGTCGCCGTGTGAAGCTCGGCTCCGCCGACGCCATCGCCGATGAAATGATGGGCGCGATCCTCGGCGAACTCGCGCCAAAGAGCGGGACGCCTTGCCTGCTGCTCGTCAACGGTTTCGGCGGCACGCCGGCGATGGAGCTTTATCTCATGGCGAACTCCGCCAAACGCATCATGGATAGCCGCGGCCTGCCAATCGCGCGCGGACTTGTCGGCTCCTATGTCACGTCGCTTGAAATGGCGGGTTGCTCGCTGACGGTCACGACGCTCGACGATGCATTGACGGCGCTGTGGGACGCGCCGGTCCACGCCGCTGCGCTGAGATGGTGA
- a CDS encoding alkaline phosphatase — MKHGWLAAVALAAIPGAVNAQTIYPLDRATMLAGAKFDMKVELPAVVARGDVTVTINGEDAEKALGKSFTFMEKEDGGSASSLIVRDVSLAKAGDYKIEVKAGDKGKTVNWSVYGTPAPRVAKNVIFLLGDGMSVAHRTAARIMSKGNREGKAVGRLNMDDLPAMAFIGTSSTDAIAADSANTMSAYMTGHKSAVNAIGVYASRAKNSLDHPKQETIAEIIRRNTRMSIGIVSGAELQDATPAAVVGHTRRRADKAELMADLFNVKPEVILGGGSAYFLPQKTPGSKRKDDIDYFAKFKDEGYALATTADEMTKAARENNSGKLLGVFHPGNMDVTLDRLLLKKGTVPKFPNQPGTVEMMQAALSVLSRNQDGFFLMVEGASIDKMSHPLDWERSVFEMIEFDKAVGVAREFARNNPDTLIIVTPDHTHGVSLIGTINDDKPGDEMREKVGTYADAGFPNYVDSDGDGYPDRVDVSRRLAMFANNFPDYYETFRPKLDDPFVPAIQNDKKQYVANEAYKNVPGAVLRIGNLPKDADTGVHAVDDAVLQAQGPGSEKFRGYMENSDVFRVMAEALALGQTMVAQK, encoded by the coding sequence ATGAAGCATGGATGGTTGGCTGCCGTCGCGCTCGCGGCGATCCCGGGGGCGGTGAACGCCCAGACGATCTATCCGCTCGATCGCGCGACGATGCTCGCAGGCGCGAAGTTCGACATGAAGGTCGAACTCCCCGCCGTGGTCGCGCGCGGCGATGTGACGGTCACCATCAATGGCGAGGACGCCGAGAAGGCGCTCGGAAAATCGTTCACCTTCATGGAGAAGGAAGATGGCGGTTCGGCTTCCTCGCTGATCGTCCGCGACGTCTCGCTCGCGAAAGCTGGCGACTACAAGATCGAAGTCAAGGCTGGCGACAAGGGCAAGACGGTCAACTGGTCCGTCTATGGCACGCCGGCGCCGCGCGTCGCCAAGAACGTGATCTTCCTGCTCGGCGACGGCATGTCGGTCGCGCACCGCACGGCCGCGCGCATCATGTCGAAGGGCAATCGGGAGGGTAAGGCGGTCGGCCGCCTCAACATGGACGATCTGCCGGCGATGGCCTTCATCGGTACGTCCTCGACGGACGCGATCGCCGCGGACAGCGCCAACACGATGAGCGCCTACATGACTGGCCACAAGTCGGCCGTGAACGCCATCGGCGTCTACGCCAGCCGCGCCAAGAATTCGCTCGACCACCCGAAGCAGGAAACGATCGCCGAGATCATCCGTCGCAACACCAGGATGTCGATCGGCATCGTCTCTGGCGCCGAGTTGCAGGACGCGACGCCGGCCGCGGTCGTCGGTCATACGCGCCGCCGCGCCGACAAGGCCGAGCTGATGGCCGATCTGTTCAACGTCAAGCCGGAAGTGATCCTCGGTGGCGGCTCGGCCTATTTCCTGCCGCAGAAGACTCCGGGCTCGAAGCGCAAGGACGACATCGATTATTTCGCCAAGTTCAAGGACGAGGGTTACGCTCTCGCCACGACGGCGGACGAAATGACGAAGGCCGCGCGCGAGAACAACAGCGGCAAGCTGCTCGGCGTGTTCCATCCCGGCAATATGGATGTGACGCTTGACCGGCTGCTGCTCAAGAAGGGCACCGTGCCGAAGTTCCCGAACCAGCCGGGCACTGTCGAGATGATGCAGGCCGCGCTCAGCGTGCTGTCGCGCAATCAGGATGGCTTCTTCCTGATGGTGGAGGGCGCCTCGATCGACAAGATGTCCCACCCGCTCGACTGGGAGCGCTCGGTGTTCGAGATGATCGAGTTCGACAAGGCTGTCGGCGTCGCGCGCGAATTCGCCCGCAACAATCCCGACACGCTCATCATCGTCACGCCTGACCACACCCATGGCGTATCGCTGATCGGCACGATCAATGACGATAAGCCAGGCGACGAGATGCGCGAGAAGGTTGGCACCTACGCCGACGCCGGCTTCCCGAATTACGTCGACTCCGATGGCGACGGCTATCCCGACCGCGTCGACGTGTCCCGCCGCCTCGCCATGTTCGCGAACAACTTTCCGGACTATTATGAGACGTTTCGGCCGAAGCTCGATGATCCGTTCGTGCCGGCGATCCAGAACGACAAGAAGCAGTATGTCGCGAACGAAGCCTACAAGAATGTCCCCGGCGCGGTGCTGCGCATCGGCAACCTGCCGAAGGACGCGGACACCGGAGTTCACGCCGTTGACGATGCTGTCCTTCAGGCCCAGGGTCCGGGCTCGGAAAAATTCCGGGGCTACATGGAGAACAGCGACGTGTTCCGTGTGATGGCTGAAGCGCTGGCGCTCGGCCAGACCATGGTTGCGCAGAAGTGA
- a CDS encoding ABC transporter ATP-binding protein, protein MDLVMRGVAARYPGLPKPVLDVPALSIATGERVAVMGPSGAGKTTLINIAAGLDRPDEGEARWGGVDIAAMSEARRDAWRARHVGLVMQDFHLFAGLSAIDNVLLPQQLRAWSIDRGAVARAEELLRKVGLSRAAQKIETMSRGEMQRVAVARALQMKPSIIVADEPTASLDSDSAIAVADLLLALTAEAGATLIVVTHDEALEGRLSRIIRLEGGRIATPHLPAAA, encoded by the coding sequence ATGGATCTCGTGATGCGCGGCGTGGCCGCGCGTTACCCCGGCCTGCCCAAGCCGGTTCTCGACGTTCCCGCCTTGTCGATCGCCACGGGTGAGCGCGTTGCGGTGATGGGGCCGTCGGGCGCGGGCAAGACCACGCTCATCAATATCGCCGCCGGTCTCGATCGGCCTGATGAAGGCGAAGCGCGCTGGGGCGGCGTCGATATCGCGGCGATGAGCGAGGCGCGCCGCGACGCCTGGCGCGCGCGTCATGTCGGGCTCGTCATGCAGGATTTTCATCTGTTCGCCGGCCTGAGCGCGATCGACAATGTGCTTCTGCCGCAGCAGTTGCGCGCCTGGTCGATCGATCGCGGTGCGGTCGCGCGCGCGGAAGAATTGCTCCGCAAGGTCGGTCTATCGCGCGCAGCGCAAAAGATCGAAACCATGTCGCGCGGCGAGATGCAGCGCGTTGCGGTTGCGCGCGCATTGCAGATGAAGCCGTCGATCATCGTCGCGGACGAGCCGACCGCTAGCCTCGACAGTGACAGCGCCATCGCGGTCGCGGACCTTCTGCTCGCGCTGACTGCTGAAGCGGGGGCGACGCTGATCGTCGTCACTCACGACGAGGCGCTTGAGGGGCGTCTTTCGCGCATCATCAGGCTCGAGGGCGGTCGCATCGCGACGCCGCATTTGCCGGCGGCTGCATGA